The Paenibacillus sp. FSL W8-0426 region GCATGCAAGGAAGTGGTTGACTGGGTTGATTTTATGATCATCAACGAGATTACCTATGTCCGAAACAGCGATGAAACGATGGTCATCAAGCCGGAACAAATCGGGGATAAGGTAGGGGAGGTCAATTACACGTTGAGCGGTCATGCTTGCTCAGACCATGTATCCCAAAACGGGGATGCTGCATTTCTGCCCATCGGAACGGAAGTGCGTGAATTAAAAGGGTATCAATCGCAATTCCGCGTTGTCGCAGAAGGTAAGATTTACCAAGCCGACGATAACCCTAATGCCAGCACGCTGGGTGACCTTTTGGATATTGAAGGCAAAGTGCAGAAAGTTAGCCTCGAAAGCGGCATTGACGGCAGTAGGATCGGCGACTTCTCTAAAGATGCGGCAGCGGACTTCATTAGCGAACTGATTCCCTTGAAATATGTCGGGTTCGATGAGGTTTATAAAAAAGCAAAACATGAGTCCGGCGTTTTTTTGCGCGTGCACCTGCAGGACGGTACGTCATTCAGGATGGTGTTTTATCCAAAAGCAAATGCATTTACGGACGGAGCGTTTGGGACGGAAAAATTAAAGAGGTTGATCATGTCACAAAGACAACAAATTAAAGCAGCTGCAGGAATGTAACAAACATTCCGCAGCTGTTTTTTTATTTTAAAAGAATAATAATGTTTTGTTAAACAACAATAATTTATTGTAAAACGATAAATTTCATGATACATTCATTTCACGAAAACAAGCGAGGTGTTTAAAAGTGAAACGAGGTTCAACCATTTTTCTGAAGGCAGCCGTCCTGTTGATTGGGATTCCGGTTCTGGTTTTGGGCGTTTTTGGACTGTATTGGTTCATGAATCATCCGGCAAATCCTGAATATGCTCACATGCTGTATCCCGCGTTGTTGATTGCCTATGTCTCGGTAATCCCTTTCTTCATGGCGCTGGTACAGGCGTTCCGGCTTCTGGGTTACATTGATGCGAACCAAGCGTTCTCCGAGGTTTCGGTGAGGGCCTTGAAGAAAATCAAACAATGCGCCGTTGCGATCAGCATCCTGTATGTCCTCATGATGCCCTTTGTGTATCTCGTTGCAGAGAAAGACGATGCGCCAGGCCTCATTTTGATCGGAATGATCCCGATCTTTGCTTCACTGGTCATAGCAGTCTTTGCGGCCGTTCTTCAGC contains the following coding sequences:
- a CDS encoding DUF2975 domain-containing protein; this translates as MKRGSTIFLKAAVLLIGIPVLVLGVFGLYWFMNHPANPEYAHMLYPALLIAYVSVIPFFMALVQAFRLLGYIDANQAFSEVSVRALKKIKQCAVAISILYVLMMPFVYLVAEKDDAPGLILIGMIPIFASLVIAVFAAVLQRLLQEAADIKSENDFVI